ACAATCCACCAATCGAGGCTTCCGATGGAATAATACGGAATCGGATTGGTGGAATCGAGCTGGGCATACTTCAAGTAGTACTCGTGGGCTTTCTTGAAGTCATTGGTGTTCTGGTAAATGCCTGCGAGGCCGGCGACTGCATTGACATTGCTGGAATCGTGCTTGAGAACGTCCTCGAATGTCTGGATCGCCAGTTTGGCATTTCGATCGTTGTCTTCACCCCGGCCGCCTGGAACGAACTGCTGAGAGTAGGCGGTGCCGAGGTAGAGTTCGGCCGATGTGAGATCGGGGTCCAGTTCGATAGCTTTCTTGAAATAGTCCACCGATTTTTCATAGTGGGTATCCTTGAAAGCCTGGACTCCCTTATTCAGGTTGTCCCGCGCCTGCAACTTCGCGCAGCTGGACACGGCGAGAGCGAGGAGCGCCAGGAAGAGGAGCGTGATTTTTGTGTGTCTCATACGCCTTCCTATTTACCACCGGCCTTGATCTGCTCCGTCATCAGCCCGACCTTGTCGATGCCGGCTCCTTTCGCGACGTCGATTACTTCGGCGACGTCTTTGAAGAGGAGATCGGGATCCGCGTTAACGAAGGCCGTGCGGTCGACGCGGGTCTTGAAGATGTCCTGGAGTTGTTCACCCAGGTAGCGCAGTTCAACCACATCCTGATTGATTTTGATCGTACCCGTCTTGTCGATCGAGACAACGATGGTCTTGTTGATCGCATCCGGTGGCGGCGGCGGACTCCCCGGCGGCGGCGGTTGCGGAACCGCCGCGTCGAGGCCCTTCGGCGTCAACGGCGTGATTGTCATGAAGATCACGAGCAGGACGAGCAGGATATCGATGAACGGTGTAACGTTGATATCCGCCTTGGCTGAGATCTTCTTTCTGCCTTTTTTCATTGCTGGTTTCTCCTACTTGCGGGTCTGATCGTCCACGCGGTCGGTCAGCAATCCAACTTGATCGACGCCGGCATTCCGGATGTTATCGACAACCTGGACCACATCTCCATACTTCGCCCGGCTGTCACTCTTGACGAAAACTTTCTTTTCCAGCTTGGTCGCCAACAGGTCATTCACCTTTGCCGCGAGGTCGTCAGGGTTAACCTTGTCTTGTCCAAGATAGAACTTTCCGTCGCGTGTGATGGCGATGATGACGGAGTCGTCCCGATCGGCTTCCTTCATGTCCACTGGGTTTCTTGTTTTGGCGAGCTCGACTTGCTGGCCCTTCTGCAACATGGGAGTGACGACCATGAAAATGATCAGAAGGACAAGCATGACGTCCGCCATCGGCGTGACGTTGATATCGGAGGTTACTTCTCCTCTACCACCGCCTGATCCCATTCCCATAAGTTACTTCCTTCCCGCGTGCTGCTTGATGAAGTAGTCGATCAGCTCGGAAGACGAGTTCGTCATTTCAATGCCGAACGCTTCGACCTTGTTGGTAAACCAGTTGTACGCCCACACCGCAGGCACCGCGACGAAGAGACCGAAAGCGGTGGTAACCAGCGCTTCGGAGATACCGCCCGCGACAGCCGACAGACCGGCGGTCTTTTCAGACGACATGCCTTTGAAGGCGTTGATGATGCCGACGGTCGTTCCGAACAGGCCGACGAAGGGAGCGGTTGCACCGATCGTCGCAAGACCGGACAGACCACGCTTCAACTCGGCGTTGACGATCGCTTCAGCACGCTCGCAGGCGCGGCGTGAAGATTCGATCTGTTCGCCGGCGATTTCGCGGGACACCGCGTGGGCGCGGAATTCCTGGAGACCGGCTTCCACAACCTTTGCCAGATGGCTGCGTTTGTTCTGTTCGGCAACGCTGATGGCTTCTTCGATCTTTCCTTCTTTCAGGCAACCGGCAACCGCGGGAGCGAACTCACGCGACTGTTTACGTGCCTGGCTGAAGGCGATGTAACGGTCGATCATGACGCCGATGGACCAGGCAGACATGATGGCAAGCAGAACGACGACGCCTCTTGCAGGCGCCCCCATATTGGACCACATGGTTCGCAGATCGAAGCCGACCTCCTGCTGGAGCAGCATCATCGCAAATAAATTGAGCTTAACGAGAAGCATAGAATCAAAATCCTCCTGAACCCTGTCTTAGCAAGGCATAAATTTGATGTCGAAAAGTCTTTGACGCAGGGAATTTAAATTCCCCGCGTCCACATCCGCTCTATTGTGCGAACGCGAAATTCACAGTAATCGTGGTGATGACAGGCACAGGCTCGTTATTCAACATGGTGGGCTTGTAGCGCCACTGCTTGACAGCATCGATTGCTGCTTGAATCAACAACGGGTGACCGGTAATCACTTTAAGGTTGTCGATCGTTCCTTCTTTGCTGATTTCAGCTTCAAGAACGACGACTCCCTGTATACGCGCTTGCTTCGCCAGTGGGGGATACACGGGACTCGGATGCACGAGCAATCCCGCAGCGATAACGTTTCCACCAACGCGGACGCGTTGCGGTGGTGGTGGTGGTGGCGGGGGCGGTGGTGGCGGCGGCGGCGGCGCAGCTTGTTCCTGAGCCTTCAGCACGCCTCCGAGAACACCCGATAGCACGCCGGAAGCCGTACCTCCGACTACACCAGGGCCGCTGGATGCCGGAGCCGACTCGACGATGTGCGCGATATCTTTCGGAATTTCCGTGGGCTGAATAATCGCTCCGGTCTCAATCACAACCTGCTTGACAACCTGCGGCTGAGCCGGGGCGAGTGCTGCCGGCGGCGGGGGCGGTGGTGGCGGCGGAGGTGGCGGCAACATCAAAAGTGTCATCAGTGTTTGCTTCGGCAACTCCGAATAGGAAATGAGCGGGATCAGAACAAGGACCGTGATCAACAGGACGTGAATTACTGTCGAGATCAGTACCGTACTGCCCTTCCTGGTCTTTATCTGTCCGTTGGACTCAATTAAGGAATCCTCGAACATACAACCTCCATTTTCTTAACTCCTGAAACTCTTCCGCTCTTTTTCAACGCTACGAACGCCTTAAGCGACCCAGCTGAGGCAGTTTTCTGTAACAGGATCGCCACTTATATCAATGGCTGACCTATACTGTCAACCGGCCTTTAGTGCTATTTACGCCCGCTTCGGCTTCGGGGTCTTCGTTACCGGCTTTGCAACCGATTTCGTCACTGCGGGACGGGGCGGCGCCGCGATCTGAGGCACCGATCTCCCCCGGATATTCGTGTATACCAGCACCAGCGGAGCGGCAATGGCTACCGACGAATACGTTCCTACCAGAATTCCAACGACCATCGCGAACGCAAAATAACTGATGATCTCGCCGCCAAAAATGAACAGCGCCACAACCGTGATAAACGTCAGCCCTGAAGACAGAATCGTCCGGCTCAACGTCTGGTTGATACTGTCATTCATGATCGTCTGAAGATCGTCGCGGCGCCGCAGCTTCAGATTTTCGCGAATACGATCGAAAACCACGATCGTGTCGTTCATCGAATAACCAACCAGTGTCAGCAACGCCGCGATCACCGTCAGGTTGATCTGCTCCTTGAAAATCGAGAACAACCCCAGCGTCACCAGCGTGTCGTGAAACACCGCAAAAACGGCGGCCGCGCCATAAATCCACTCAAACCGGAACGCGATGTAGATCAGCATGCCGCCCAACGCATACAACGTCGCAAAAACAGCCTGCCGCTTCAAATCGTCGCCGACCTGCGGACCGATCGACGTCGCGCTCAAAATCTCGAACTGGCCCTGGAAGCCCTTGCTCAACGCGCCCAGAATCGTTTCTCGGCCTGCGGCGGCGTTTTCCGCACTGGCGCCTTGGTACTCGATCAGAACTTCGTTGGTTCCAACACTCTCCTGAAGCCGGCTGTCCGCCCCATTGTCGTGGAGATCCTGGCGGATCTTTTCAATATCCGGCTTCTGATTGAACCGGACCTTAATTTCCGTGCCGCCCTTGAAATCGACGCCGTACTCAAAACCTCTCCTGTACACCAGCGAAATGAGCCCAAGGAGCATGACGGAGCCCGAAATCGCCAGGAACAACTTGCGTTTGCCGAGCCAGTCGATCTTACTGCCGTGAAAAATTTCAATCATTCGAACGTACCTTTAGACACCACGGTGTCTTCGTTTGTTCCAAATTCTTAAATGCTGATCGTCTCCACTCGCTGTTTCCGGTTCAGTACCCACTCAAAGAGCGTCCTCGAGACAAAAACCGCCGTAAACATGTTGGAAACGAGACCGATAACCAGCGTTACCGCAAAGCCCTTGACTGGCCCTGTCCCGAAAAGGAACAGGAACGTGGCCGAAATGAGGGCCGCCAGATGCGTATCCACCAGCGTGATAAATACACGGCTGAAACTGGTCGCGACAGCCGAAACGGCCGTCTTACCCGCCCTCAATTCCTCACGAATGCGCTCGAAAATCAGCACATTGGAATCGATACCCACACCGATCGTCAGAATGACGCCGGCAATTCCCGGAAGTGTCAGCGCGGCGCCGAAGTAAGCCATGGCGCCGAACAGGACAATGAGGTTCAACACCATGGCGACGGTGGCGTTGACTCCCGAAAGCCGGTAGTAAAAGAGCATGAAAATCACAACGGATACCAGAGCCACCAGCGCCGCGAGAAAGCCCGCCTTGATGGAGTCGGCTCCGAGGGATGGCCCCACAACTTCTTCATCGAGATACTTGATCGAGGCGGGCAAGGCGCCCGATCGCAGAACAAGCGCCAGATCCTGCGCGGCCTGTGGCGAGAAACCGCCGGCGCCTCCGGTGATCTGTCCGGAATCCGAAATGCGCCCATTGATGCGGGGAGCGGACTGAATCTTGTTATCCAGCACAATCGCCAGCATCTTGCCAATGTTCTGTTCCGTGAGGGTCCCCATACGCGAAGCACCGTCGGCGTTGAGGTTGAAACTGACGGCGGGGTGGCCGGTCTCATCGCGGGAAGTATACGCGCCCTTCAAGTCACGACCGGAAACCGCGGCGACCTGCTGTACCACGTAATACGTGCCTTCCGTCGATGAGCCCTTTTCCACAGAGGGAAGCACTTCCAGGTTCCCCGGGACAACACCCCCGTAATTCTGCGCTGCGGCAGCCTGAGTCGGAAACGGACCGCTATCAACCAGCTTCAGCGCCAATTGCGCAGTCGACTGCATGACATTCTTCACGCGAGCGGGATCCGTCACGTCCGGCAGCTGGACCAATATCTCGCCTTTTTGGGTCTCCCCATGCTTCTGAATGACAATTTCGCCGACGCCGAGCGCGTCCACACGGTTCCGAATCGTCTGGATCGCCTGATCGACAGCCTGGCTGCGATAATCCGCTTCCTGGTTGGCTTTCAGCCGGACAGTATACGTATTGGGCACCTCGCCGGCGGTCGAGACCAGGTCCCACTCGCTGAAGCGGTCGTTTAAGATGCTCCGGAAATCTCCATCCTTACTGGGATCAACACCGACAGCCTGGAAGGTATCGACCTGCGTACGCACGACCTGGCGGACGGGAATGTTCTGCTTGTTCAATTCCTGCCGGAGCCCTTCAATGGTCTGATCGGTTTCGCCCCGGATCGCATCGTCCGTCACGACCTGCAGCACCAGCTGCGTGCCGCCACGAAGATCCAGTCCCAGGTGTACCTTCTGCTTCATCTTGGCCAGGGTAGGAGGAAATCCTGCAAACAGTGCAATCGCCACGATCGTCACGCCGAGCGTGAGCAACAAACGCGTTCGAACTCTATTAGTCATATGGTTTCCCGGGAATTACTCTTGTTCTGATCCCTGCAACGCCGTCACCGCGTTCCGGGACAGCTCGATTTTGACGTTTTCCGCAATTCTGAGCTGAATTCGATCGTCTTTGAATCCCACTATCGTACCGTAAATCCCACCGGAAGTGACGACCTTATCGCCCACCTTCAGATGATCCAGCATGTCCTGTAACTTCTTCTGCCGGCGGCGGGCGGGAAGGAAAACGATCAGGTAGAAGATGCCTAGGATGAAGATTAACGGTAAGAATTGAATAATGCTGCTGGGCGTCTGGGCCTGCTGCTGAAGAAACACCTAATGAGCCCCCGTTCTCCTTGTCTCGGTGAGGAATTCGTCAAAACGGTGAAACTCGATAAACTGCCTGATTCTGCGGATTGTGTCAAGGTAGAAGTGCAAGTTATGAATAGTATTTAACACTGAAGAAAGGATCTCGTTGGCGATAAAAAGGTGCCTCAAATACGCCCGCGAATAGGTCCGGCACACCGGACAACCGCAGGAGGCATCGATCGGCTCCGGATCCTTCTTATACTTCGCGTTTTTGATCACGATATGTCCCTCTCTGGTAAACAGCCACCCGTTCCGGGCATGTCGCGTCGGCATGACGCAATCGAACATATCGATGCCGAGCGCGACCGCCTCGACAAGGTCGCCGGGAGTCCCGACGCCCATCAGATAGCGCGGCTTCTCCTCCGGTAAGTACGGTTCGACCCGCTCGAGAATTTCATACATCAACGGTTTTGGCTCGCCAACAGCGAGGCCGCCGAGCGCATAGCCGGGAAAGTCCATGGTGACGAGCCGCTCCGCACTCGCCTGGCGCAAATCAGGGTAGATGCTTCCCTGAACAATGCCGAAAAGCGCATTGTCCGAAGGTCCACGCGCGCTCCAGTGCCGGTAACATCGCTCGGCCCAGGCCAGCGATCGCTTCATCGAGCGGTCGGCGTCGAGATGACTGGCAGGGTAGGCCAGGCAGTCGTCGAGGATCATGATGATGTCGGCGTCGAGGGCGGTCTGAACATCGACCGCAATTTCCGGGCTCAGGAAGTGCGAACTGCCGTCCAGGTGGGACTGAAACCGGACTCCGTCCTCACTGATCTCCCGCAGCGAGGAAAGGCTGAATACCTGGTAACCGCCGCTGTCGGTCAATATCGGCCGATCCCAGCCCATGAACCGGTGCAATCCTCCGAGACCGGCCACGGTTTCATGTCCGGGTCTCAGGAAAAGATGGTACGAATTGCACAACAGAATCTCGACCCCCAGTGCCCGAAGCTGATCCGGTGTCATGGCCTTCACAGTGGCCTGAGTTCCGACCGGCATGAAAATCGGTGTCTCGATGACGCCATGGGCGGTGTGCAGCCGGCCGCGGCGGGCACGGGTGTTCGTATCCTTCGTAATCAGTTCGAATTTCATTCGACCAGATGACATGCGGCATTCCGCCCGTCTTCCAGGCGGCGGAGCGGTGGTTCTTCGGTCTTGCATCGATCGACGGCGACGGGACACCGGGTATGGAAACGGCAGCCCGCGGGCGGATTAATCGGGGTCGGAACATCCCCTCCCAGGATGACGCGCTGTTTCTTTGCCGCCGGGTCGGGCACCGGCACAGCTTTCAGCAGAGCCCGGGTATACGGATGTTTCGGATCGGAACATATTTGAAAGCTGGTTCCGACTTCAACAATCTTGCCCAGATACATGACCCCGATCCGCGTCGATATGTGTTCAATCACCGGAATAGCGTGCGAGATAAAAAGATAAGTAATCCCGAGTTGCTCCTGAAGATCCGATAGCAGGTTGATGATCTGCGCCTGAATCGAAACATCCAGGGCGGAAACCGGCTCGTCTGCGACGATCAGCTTCGGCCTCAGGGCAAGAGACCGCGCAATGCCGATCCGCTGCCTCTGGCCGCCGCTGAATTCGTGCGGATACCGGTTCATCACGCCCGAATCGAGGCCCACCGTTTTGAGCAGGTCCGCAACGCGCGCCTCGCGCTCCGAGCCTGACGCAATATGGTGAATTGCGAAAGGTTCCCCGACAATCGACCGGATGGTCATGCGGGGATTCAGCGACGCATACGGATCCTGGAAAATGAGCTGCATATCGCGCCTCTTGCGCCGCAGTTCCTGCGATCCGAGGGACATCAAGTCCGTCCCGTCAAATCGGATCGTCCCCCCATCCGGCTCAATCAGGCGCAAGATGGCCCGGCCGGCCGTTGTTTTACCGCAGCCGGATTCGCCGACCAGACCGAACGTCTCACCCCTCTTGATGCTGAGACTGATATCGTCGACCGCCTTGACATGAGCCGCGA
The genomic region above belongs to Terriglobia bacterium and contains:
- a CDS encoding biopolymer transporter ExbD; its protein translation is MKKGRKKISAKADINVTPFIDILLVLLVIFMTITPLTPKGLDAAVPQPPPPGSPPPPPDAINKTIVVSIDKTGTIKINQDVVELRYLGEQLQDIFKTRVDRTAFVNADPDLLFKDVAEVIDVAKGAGIDKVGLMTEQIKAGGK
- a CDS encoding biopolymer transporter ExbD yields the protein MGMGSGGGRGEVTSDINVTPMADVMLVLLIIFMVVTPMLQKGQQVELAKTRNPVDMKEADRDDSVIIAITRDGKFYLGQDKVNPDDLAAKVNDLLATKLEKKVFVKSDSRAKYGDVVQVVDNIRNAGVDQVGLLTDRVDDQTRK
- a CDS encoding MotA/TolQ/ExbB proton channel family protein, with protein sequence MLLVKLNLFAMMLLQQEVGFDLRTMWSNMGAPARGVVVLLAIMSAWSIGVMIDRYIAFSQARKQSREFAPAVAGCLKEGKIEEAISVAEQNKRSHLAKVVEAGLQEFRAHAVSREIAGEQIESSRRACERAEAIVNAELKRGLSGLATIGATAPFVGLFGTTVGIINAFKGMSSEKTAGLSAVAGGISEALVTTAFGLFVAVPAVWAYNWFTNKVEAFGIEMTNSSSELIDYFIKQHAGRK
- a CDS encoding energy transducer TonB; protein product: MFEDSLIESNGQIKTRKGSTVLISTVIHVLLITVLVLIPLISYSELPKQTLMTLLMLPPPPPPPPPPPPAALAPAQPQVVKQVVIETGAIIQPTEIPKDIAHIVESAPASSGPGVVGGTASGVLSGVLGGVLKAQEQAAPPPPPPPPPPPPPPPQRVRVGGNVIAAGLLVHPSPVYPPLAKQARIQGVVVLEAEISKEGTIDNLKVITGHPLLIQAAIDAVKQWRYKPTMLNNEPVPVITTITVNFAFAQ
- the secF gene encoding protein translocase subunit SecF; amino-acid sequence: MIEIFHGSKIDWLGKRKLFLAISGSVMLLGLISLVYRRGFEYGVDFKGGTEIKVRFNQKPDIEKIRQDLHDNGADSRLQESVGTNEVLIEYQGASAENAAAGRETILGALSKGFQGQFEILSATSIGPQVGDDLKRQAVFATLYALGGMLIYIAFRFEWIYGAAAVFAVFHDTLVTLGLFSIFKEQINLTVIAALLTLVGYSMNDTIVVFDRIRENLKLRRRDDLQTIMNDSINQTLSRTILSSGLTFITVVALFIFGGEIISYFAFAMVVGILVGTYSSVAIAAPLVLVYTNIRGRSVPQIAAPPRPAVTKSVAKPVTKTPKPKRA
- the secD gene encoding protein translocase subunit SecD, which gives rise to MTNRVRTRLLLTLGVTIVAIALFAGFPPTLAKMKQKVHLGLDLRGGTQLVLQVVTDDAIRGETDQTIEGLRQELNKQNIPVRQVVRTQVDTFQAVGVDPSKDGDFRSILNDRFSEWDLVSTAGEVPNTYTVRLKANQEADYRSQAVDQAIQTIRNRVDALGVGEIVIQKHGETQKGEILVQLPDVTDPARVKNVMQSTAQLALKLVDSGPFPTQAAAAQNYGGVVPGNLEVLPSVEKGSSTEGTYYVVQQVAAVSGRDLKGAYTSRDETGHPAVSFNLNADGASRMGTLTEQNIGKMLAIVLDNKIQSAPRINGRISDSGQITGGAGGFSPQAAQDLALVLRSGALPASIKYLDEEVVGPSLGADSIKAGFLAALVALVSVVIFMLFYYRLSGVNATVAMVLNLIVLFGAMAYFGAALTLPGIAGVILTIGVGIDSNVLIFERIREELRAGKTAVSAVATSFSRVFITLVDTHLAALISATFLFLFGTGPVKGFAVTLVIGLVSNMFTAVFVSRTLFEWVLNRKQRVETISI
- the yajC gene encoding preprotein translocase subunit YajC: MFLQQQAQTPSSIIQFLPLIFILGIFYLIVFLPARRRQKKLQDMLDHLKVGDKVVTSGGIYGTIVGFKDDRIQLRIAENVKIELSRNAVTALQGSEQE
- the tgt gene encoding tRNA guanosine(34) transglycosylase Tgt, whose product is MKFELITKDTNTRARRGRLHTAHGVIETPIFMPVGTQATVKAMTPDQLRALGVEILLCNSYHLFLRPGHETVAGLGGLHRFMGWDRPILTDSGGYQVFSLSSLREISEDGVRFQSHLDGSSHFLSPEIAVDVQTALDADIIMILDDCLAYPASHLDADRSMKRSLAWAERCYRHWSARGPSDNALFGIVQGSIYPDLRQASAERLVTMDFPGYALGGLAVGEPKPLMYEILERVEPYLPEEKPRYLMGVGTPGDLVEAVALGIDMFDCVMPTRHARNGWLFTREGHIVIKNAKYKKDPEPIDASCGCPVCRTYSRAYLRHLFIANEILSSVLNTIHNLHFYLDTIRRIRQFIEFHRFDEFLTETRRTGAH
- a CDS encoding oligopeptide/dipeptide ABC transporter ATP-binding protein, with protein sequence MPELAEPLLSVQNLKKYFPIHRGVFSRVAAHVKAVDDISLSIKRGETFGLVGESGCGKTTAGRAILRLIEPDGGTIRFDGTDLMSLGSQELRRKRRDMQLIFQDPYASLNPRMTIRSIVGEPFAIHHIASGSEREARVADLLKTVGLDSGVMNRYPHEFSGGQRQRIGIARSLALRPKLIVADEPVSALDVSIQAQIINLLSDLQEQLGITYLFISHAIPVIEHISTRIGVMYLGKIVEVGTSFQICSDPKHPYTRALLKAVPVPDPAAKKQRVILGGDVPTPINPPAGCRFHTRCPVAVDRCKTEEPPLRRLEDGRNAACHLVE